A single window of Selenihalanaerobacter shriftii DNA harbors:
- a CDS encoding DapH/DapD/GlmU-related protein yields the protein MEEYKADYYQVIITVGGTLGYRLREKFSEFALHYSVKVVRGLEGRKVEFAVIVAKEKLDKTLDLIKNICMDPIITILPVSNFRDQVAKKAVRKVTLSEGASVSSLAELYDGVFLDKGSQVVGNAILHEGVRVGQNTFVGTGVIIRTGTTIGDNCHIGTGAIIGDNVQIGNNVNIEENVTIRSDVKIGDNVSIGTAANLESNITIKNKIRIGPLARIFNVGRKRANLESPSDRQVISTVIDDGTFVGSGAIVGGKVGKNVMVGSNAIVHTARIEPGVTIGSGAVVPFEGEVEEGLTVIGSPAKPISDYQKEKKLLKFLEDKYKDQIFDD from the coding sequence GTGGAAGAGTATAAAGCAGATTATTATCAGGTAATAATTACAGTCGGAGGCACACTAGGTTATAGATTAAGAGAGAAATTTTCAGAATTCGCTCTTCATTATTCCGTTAAAGTAGTTAGAGGGTTAGAAGGCAGAAAAGTTGAGTTTGCAGTTATAGTTGCTAAGGAGAAGTTAGATAAAACTTTAGATTTAATAAAAAATATTTGTATGGACCCTATCATTACTATTTTACCAGTATCTAATTTTAGGGATCAGGTCGCAAAAAAGGCTGTACGGAAAGTAACTCTTTCAGAAGGTGCTAGTGTTAGTTCTTTAGCTGAATTATATGATGGAGTCTTTTTAGATAAAGGTAGTCAAGTAGTAGGAAATGCTATTTTGCATGAAGGAGTTAGAGTAGGTCAGAATACATTTGTAGGTACTGGAGTAATTATTAGAACAGGAACTACTATTGGCGATAACTGCCATATTGGTACTGGAGCTATTATTGGTGATAATGTTCAAATTGGTAATAATGTTAATATTGAAGAAAATGTAACAATCAGAAGCGATGTTAAGATTGGTGACAATGTTTCGATTGGTACCGCGGCTAATTTAGAAAGCAATATTACTATTAAAAATAAAATAAGAATTGGTCCTTTAGCTAGAATCTTTAATGTAGGTAGAAAAAGAGCTAATTTAGAGTCTCCTAGTGATAGACAGGTGATTTCGACGGTAATAGATGATGGTACATTCGTAGGTAGTGGAGCAATCGTAGGTGGTAAAGTAGGCAAAAATGTAATGGTTGGTTCTAATGCTATTGTTCATACTGCTCGAATAGAACCGGGAGTTACTATTGGTTCTGGTGCAGTAGTTCCTTTTGAAGGAGAGGTAGAAGAAGGGTTAACAGTTATCGGTTCACCGGCAAAACCTATTAGTGATTATCAAAAAGAAAAGAAATTATTAAAGTTTTTAGAAGATAAATATAAAGACCAAATTTTCGATGATTGA
- the aroF gene encoding 3-deoxy-7-phosphoheptulonate synthase encodes MSQLARDLYPLAGRKEELSKSIVEIDRVKIGAGKPVIMAGPCAVEDREQIFTTARTVKESGGEILRGGVFKPRTSPYSFQGLGKEGLELLAEVKEETGLLIVTEVMDVRDIDLVAEYADILQIGSRNMQHYPLLREVGKVDMPVLLKRGMTATIKEWLLAAEYILRNGNQQVILCERGIRGFQEYTRNILDISAVPVVRQLSHLPIIIDPSHATGHSELVTPLAKAGVIAGADGVMVEVHPNPEQALCDGEQSLDLPTFQKLVRNLKLLPSNSEQEI; translated from the coding sequence ATGAGTCAACTTGCTAGAGATTTATATCCTTTAGCTGGTAGAAAAGAAGAGCTAAGTAAGAGTATAGTTGAGATTGATAGAGTTAAGATTGGTGCAGGAAAGCCAGTGATTATGGCTGGTCCTTGTGCTGTAGAGGATAGAGAGCAGATATTTACTACTGCTAGAACAGTAAAAGAATCCGGAGGTGAAATATTGCGTGGAGGTGTTTTTAAACCACGGACTTCACCTTATTCTTTTCAAGGTTTAGGAAAAGAAGGATTAGAATTATTAGCAGAAGTTAAAGAAGAGACTGGGTTATTAATAGTTACTGAAGTCATGGATGTGAGAGATATAGATTTAGTCGCTGAATATGCTGATATTTTACAGATTGGTTCAAGAAATATGCAGCACTATCCCTTATTAAGAGAAGTTGGTAAAGTTGATATGCCGGTTCTTTTAAAGAGAGGAATGACAGCTACTATTAAGGAATGGCTATTAGCTGCTGAATATATTTTAAGGAATGGGAATCAACAGGTAATCCTTTGTGAAAGAGGAATTAGAGGTTTTCAAGAGTATACAAGAAATATTCTAGATATTAGTGCAGTACCAGTAGTTAGACAGTTGAGTCATTTGCCAATAATTATTGATCCTAGTCATGCTACAGGACATAGTGAATTGGTTACTCCATTAGCTAAAGCCGGAGTAATAGCTGGAGCAGATGGAGTTATGGTTGAGGTACATCCTAATCCAGAGCAAGCCCTCTGCGATGGGGAACAGTCATTAGATCTACCTACTTTTCAAAAGTTGGTTAGAAATTTAAAGTTACTGCCTAGTAATTCAGAGCAGGAGATATAA
- the trpE gene encoding anthranilate synthase component I — MYYPTKDEFVKKSKEGNLIPIYCEVVADMETPVSAFKKLGDSEYSYLLESVEGGENVGRYSFIGGSPFLVFSYQDGVVQIEEGEEVKEYTTEHPLDKLKELLERYQLAEIEGLPRFFGGAVGYLGYDLITSFEDIELSTKAGLDVPDSIFTLTDTILIFDHVKHKIKIVANTLIKDDPEVEYQRAVNKIEKIKAKLENGLSRSNDDNCQEENGNDQSERKIESNLTKAEFMDKVKRAKEYIKSGDIFQVVLSQRLKTTTEADAFDVYRTLRRVNPSPYMYYLNFDKLKLIGSSPEMLVRVDDGVVENRPIAGTRPRGKNTKEDNQLAKEMLNDQKERAEHTMLVDLGRNDVGRVSKFGSVEVNEFMEIEKYSHVMHLVSNVRGELREDASDFDALRSCFPAGTVSGAPKIRAMEIIDELEPTKRGPYAGAIGYFSFNGNLDSCITIRTMVFKDQDVYVQAGAGIVSDSNPEAEYQETLNKAQALLRSIELAK; from the coding sequence GTGTATTATCCAACCAAAGATGAATTTGTTAAGAAGTCGAAAGAGGGGAATTTAATTCCAATCTATTGTGAAGTAGTAGCTGATATGGAGACTCCGGTTTCTGCTTTTAAGAAATTAGGCGATAGTGAATATTCTTATTTATTAGAGAGTGTAGAAGGTGGAGAGAATGTAGGACGTTACTCTTTTATAGGCGGGTCACCATTTTTAGTCTTTAGTTATCAAGATGGAGTTGTACAGATAGAAGAGGGTGAGGAAGTTAAAGAATATACTACTGAGCATCCTTTAGATAAGTTAAAAGAGCTACTAGAAAGATATCAGTTAGCAGAAATTGAAGGGTTACCAAGATTCTTTGGGGGTGCTGTCGGTTATTTAGGCTATGATTTAATTACTTCCTTTGAAGATATAGAGTTATCGACAAAAGCAGGGTTAGATGTGCCAGATAGTATCTTCACTTTAACTGATACTATTTTAATCTTTGATCATGTTAAACATAAGATCAAGATAGTTGCTAATACTTTGATTAAAGATGATCCAGAGGTTGAGTACCAAAGAGCAGTCAATAAGATAGAGAAAATTAAGGCTAAGTTAGAAAATGGATTATCTAGAAGTAATGATGATAATTGTCAAGAGGAGAATGGTAATGATCAAAGTGAAAGAAAGATTGAATCTAATTTAACTAAAGCAGAATTCATGGATAAAGTTAAGAGAGCTAAAGAGTATATAAAGTCTGGGGATATATTTCAGGTAGTTCTTTCACAAAGATTAAAGACAACAACAGAAGCTGATGCTTTTGATGTTTATCGGACTTTAAGAAGAGTGAATCCTTCACCGTATATGTATTATTTAAACTTTGATAAACTTAAATTAATTGGTTCTTCACCAGAGATGTTAGTTAGGGTAGATGATGGAGTAGTGGAGAATCGTCCGATTGCTGGGACTAGACCTCGAGGTAAAAATACAAAAGAGGATAATCAATTAGCTAAAGAGATGTTAAATGATCAGAAGGAAAGAGCAGAACATACTATGTTAGTTGATTTAGGCAGAAATGATGTTGGCAGAGTAAGTAAGTTTGGAAGTGTAGAAGTAAATGAGTTTATGGAGATAGAGAAGTATTCGCATGTAATGCATTTAGTGTCTAATGTAAGAGGTGAGTTAAGAGAAGATGCAAGTGACTTTGATGCTTTAAGATCTTGTTTTCCAGCAGGTACGGTTTCTGGTGCTCCTAAGATTAGAGCTATGGAGATTATAGATGAATTAGAACCGACCAAAAGAGGTCCATACGCTGGAGCCATTGGATATTTTAGTTTTAATGGAAATCTAGATAGCTGTATTACGATTAGGACTATGGTCTTTAAAGATCAAGATGTTTATGTTCAGGCTGGAGCTGGAATCGTTTCGGATTCTAATCCAGAAGCTGAGTATCAAGAGACTTTGAATAAAGCTCAAGCCTTGTTAAGGTCTATTGAATTAGCTAAGTAG
- the trpD gene encoding anthranilate phosphoribosyltransferase, with protein sequence MIGFIKKVMEEENLSVQQAAEAMGLVMTGSATEAQIASFITALRMKGETVEEITGCAQVMRQKATNIEVQQPMMVDTCGTGGDGVGTFNISTTSALVVAGAGVPVAKHGNRSVSSKSGSADVLESLGVNLNLTAKEVAELVDEIGIGFLYAPNFHKAMKHAIKPRKEVGARTIFNILGPLTNPARAKRQVLGVYDPKLTSVLAKVLGNLGVEKAFVVHGAGGLDEISILGETKISYLREGEVEDFTINPRDYGLKVAEVEEIKGGEAEENAQITLDILKGKSGAKRDIILLNSAAAFLVTDKVSNLEEGIELAAEVIDSGAALAKLNQLIEHSQQKKCSKCS encoded by the coding sequence ATGATAGGTTTTATTAAAAAGGTGATGGAAGAAGAAAACTTAAGTGTACAACAAGCAGCAGAGGCTATGGGTTTAGTGATGACTGGGAGTGCAACTGAAGCACAAATAGCCAGTTTTATAACTGCTTTACGAATGAAAGGAGAGACAGTCGAAGAGATTACCGGTTGTGCTCAAGTTATGCGTCAAAAAGCAACCAATATTGAAGTGCAGCAACCAATGATGGTTGATACATGTGGTACTGGAGGCGATGGCGTTGGTACTTTTAATATTTCAACTACCTCTGCTTTAGTAGTTGCTGGTGCTGGAGTGCCAGTGGCTAAACATGGAAATAGGTCAGTCTCTAGTAAGAGTGGTAGTGCAGATGTTTTAGAATCGTTAGGGGTTAATTTGAATTTAACAGCTAAAGAAGTTGCTGAGTTAGTAGATGAAATAGGTATTGGATTTTTATATGCTCCTAATTTTCATAAGGCTATGAAACATGCTATTAAACCTAGAAAAGAAGTTGGAGCTAGAACTATATTTAATATTTTAGGTCCATTGACTAATCCAGCTCGAGCTAAGCGACAGGTCTTAGGTGTTTATGATCCTAAGTTAACTTCAGTATTAGCTAAAGTATTAGGAAATTTAGGAGTAGAGAAGGCTTTTGTAGTACATGGAGCCGGGGGATTAGATGAGATTTCAATTTTAGGCGAGACAAAGATCAGTTATTTAAGAGAGGGAGAAGTAGAGGACTTTACTATTAACCCTAGAGATTATGGGTTAAAAGTTGCAGAAGTAGAGGAAATTAAAGGTGGAGAGGCTGAAGAGAATGCTCAAATTACACTAGATATTCTAAAAGGTAAATCTGGAGCTAAACGAGATATAATTTTATTAAATAGTGCTGCTGCCTTCCTAGTAACAGATAAAGTGAGTAACTTAGAAGAAGGAATAGAATTGGCAGCTGAAGTAATAGATTCTGGAGCAGCTTTAGCTAAATTAAATCAATTAATTGAACATTCTCAGCAAAAGAAGTGTTCTAAATGTTCTTAA
- a CDS encoding DUF368 domain-containing protein produces MSRFWELVIKGIPIGISNTLPGISGGTMALILGIYDQLVNGIKKINLTVLIPILFGAIIGVIGGSKVIVNLLELQPGFTVAFLLGLILTSSKVTAKEIEDLNLKTIILFILGLIIAYHYSIDIDSVVSRADISLFKFFWGGAIGSVAMILPGVSGGTLLIMLGLYQNVLQAIINFDILVLFSFGGGVGVGLLGFSWLLSYLLAKWRSFLMAFLTGLILGSIRTVIPNQLGVMEFVGFILGFLSIWFLDKREV; encoded by the coding sequence ATGAGTCGATTTTGGGAGTTAGTAATTAAAGGGATACCTATTGGCATTTCCAATACTTTACCAGGGATTAGTGGTGGAACAATGGCTTTGATATTGGGAATATATGATCAGTTGGTAAATGGTATTAAGAAGATAAATCTAACGGTTTTAATTCCGATATTATTTGGAGCTATTATTGGAGTAATAGGTGGTTCTAAAGTAATAGTCAATTTGCTAGAGCTACAGCCAGGATTTACAGTAGCTTTCTTATTAGGTTTGATCCTTACTTCAAGTAAGGTAACTGCTAAAGAGATAGAAGATTTAAATTTAAAGACTATAATTTTATTTATTTTAGGGTTGATAATCGCTTACCATTATTCAATAGATATTGATTCGGTGGTTAGTAGAGCTGATATTTCTTTGTTTAAGTTCTTTTGGGGTGGTGCTATAGGTAGTGTGGCAATGATATTACCTGGAGTTAGTGGTGGCACTCTTTTAATTATGTTAGGTCTATACCAGAATGTTTTACAAGCAATTATTAACTTTGACATTTTAGTTTTATTCTCTTTTGGTGGAGGTGTAGGTGTAGGGTTATTAGGATTCTCTTGGTTATTATCTTATCTTTTAGCTAAATGGCGTTCATTTTTAATGGCCTTTTTAACAGGATTGATTTTAGGCTCTATTAGAACTGTTATTCCAAATCAACTCGGTGTGATGGAGTTCGTTGGATTCATATTGGGCTTTCTATCTATCTGGTTTTTAGATAAAAGAGAAGTATAA
- a CDS encoding pyridoxal phosphate-dependent aminotransferase, with translation MYLAERVREVDASPTLAISSKAKELKRQGIDIIGLGAGEPDFDTPDHIKEVAIKAIEEGFTNYTVSSGILELKEAICEKLEENNNLKYKSEEIIVSSGAKHSLYNTLQSISDEGDEIILPAPYWVSYPQLINLAGGKPVILETMEENDFKLRPEDLSRLITDKTRGLILNTPSNPTGAVYNKEELEKIAEIAVENNIYIIADEIYNQIYYDEKPVSIASLNSKIKDLTILINGVSKAYAMTGWRIGYTAANKEIVDAMSKLQSHSTSNPNSIAQKASVAALIGSQKPVEQMVEAFQERRDYVVSRINQINGLSVEIPKGAFYLFVNATKLIGEEINGIQITDDQKLVKALLTEAEVAVVPGSAFGAPNYLRLSYATSLEELTIALDRISEFLGTKNE, from the coding sequence ATGTACTTAGCAGAGCGAGTAAGAGAAGTAGATGCATCACCAACTTTAGCAATTAGTTCTAAAGCCAAAGAATTAAAAAGACAAGGGATTGATATTATTGGTTTAGGTGCTGGCGAACCGGACTTTGATACACCAGATCACATTAAAGAAGTAGCAATTAAAGCCATTGAAGAAGGGTTTACTAATTATACAGTTAGTTCTGGGATTTTAGAGTTAAAAGAGGCTATTTGTGAGAAGTTAGAAGAGAATAATAATTTAAAATATAAATCTGAAGAAATTATAGTTTCCTCGGGAGCAAAACATTCATTATATAATACACTCCAGTCAATCAGTGATGAAGGAGATGAAATTATTCTGCCTGCACCTTATTGGGTGAGTTATCCGCAACTGATTAACTTAGCAGGAGGGAAACCTGTAATTTTAGAAACAATGGAGGAAAATGATTTCAAATTAAGACCAGAAGATTTATCACGTTTAATTACTGATAAGACTAGAGGTCTAATCTTGAATACACCTTCTAATCCTACAGGGGCTGTTTATAATAAAGAAGAATTAGAGAAGATAGCTGAAATTGCTGTGGAAAATAATATTTATATTATTGCTGATGAAATTTATAATCAGATATATTATGATGAAAAACCAGTTAGCATAGCTAGCCTTAATTCTAAAATCAAAGATTTAACTATCTTAATAAATGGTGTTTCTAAAGCTTATGCTATGACTGGGTGGCGGATTGGTTATACGGCGGCTAATAAAGAAATAGTAGATGCCATGTCTAAGTTGCAGAGTCATAGTACTTCTAATCCTAATTCAATTGCTCAAAAGGCAAGTGTTGCAGCATTGATAGGTAGTCAAAAACCTGTAGAGCAAATGGTGGAAGCTTTTCAAGAAAGAAGAGATTATGTTGTAAGTAGAATTAATCAGATTAATGGTTTATCAGTAGAAATACCAAAGGGAGCATTTTATCTCTTTGTGAATGCTACAAAATTAATTGGAGAAGAAATAAATGGCATTCAAATTACAGATGATCAAAAATTAGTTAAGGCTTTATTAACCGAAGCAGAAGTGGCGGTGGTGCCTGGTTCTGCTTTTGGAGCGCCTAATTATTTAAGGTTGTCATATGCTACTTCTTTGGAAGAATTGACTATAGCTTTAGATAGAATTTCAGAATTTTTAGGTACTAAGAATGAATAG
- the mtrB gene encoding trp RNA-binding attenuation protein MtrB codes for MNIEGKQDYIMIKALENGVTIIGLTRGQQTKFHHTEKLDRGEVMIAQFTEHTSAIKVRGKAEIITEHGQVESGE; via the coding sequence ATGAATATTGAAGGAAAGCAAGATTATATAATGATTAAAGCTCTAGAAAATGGAGTAACAATTATTGGTTTAACCCGAGGACAGCAAACAAAATTTCATCATACAGAAAAGTTAGACCGAGGTGAGGTGATGATTGCTCAATTTACTGAGCATACATCAGCAATTAAAGTTCGTGGTAAAGCAGAGATTATTACGGAACATGGACAGGTAGAATCAGGAGAATAA
- a CDS encoding YtrH family sporulation protein, whose amino-acid sequence MQRIIIVFFTALGVLLGGALIGGIGGTLTHQSPVKIMLKLTEDIKLWAVATAIGGTFSNLRILEGGFVEGKLSLVAKQLIILVAAFLGAQLGIWIINILTGGR is encoded by the coding sequence ATGCAAAGAATAATTATAGTCTTTTTTACTGCCTTAGGTGTTTTATTAGGTGGTGCATTAATTGGTGGTATCGGCGGTACATTAACTCATCAATCCCCAGTTAAAATTATGCTTAAACTAACCGAAGATATTAAATTATGGGCTGTAGCTACCGCAATTGGAGGTACCTTCTCTAATCTTAGAATTTTAGAAGGAGGTTTTGTAGAAGGTAAATTATCTCTAGTTGCCAAACAACTAATAATCCTAGTAGCAGCCTTTTTAGGAGCCCAATTAGGAATTTGGATTATTAATATCCTCACCGGAGGGCGATAA
- a CDS encoding DNA polymerase III subunit alpha, translated as MANFVHLHVHTEYSLLDGAARIEELVQKAVDYGMPALAITDHGCMYGAIEFYKAAKDAGIKPIIGSEVYVAPRSRFNREPKKDDNPYHLVLLAKNNQGYRNLLKLTSLGYLEGFYYKPRVDQELLQKYSDGLICLSGCLAGKVAKGVLNEQQEQVKNHIISYQKIFGKDNFYLEMQDQGLREEKILNHSLIELSKQLEVPLIATNDVHYLNQDDAQVHDVLLCIQTGKNLNDEDRMEFPNDQFYLKNSEEMAEIFSEIPEAIENTLDIAQRCNVELDFDQIYLPHYGVPVEESITSYLRQLCLAGARDRYGELTQEVKERLDYELSIIEEMGYPAYFLIVWDFVKYAKEEGIMVGPGRGSAAGSLVSYLLGITDLDPLEYGLIFERFLNPARVSMPDIDIDFCYQRRDEVINYVTKKYGQDKVAQIITFGTMAARAVIRDVGRVLDLPYGEVDRIAKLIPFGSDLEGALNSSDELQELYQSKNEIKQLIDYARRLEGLPRHASTHAAGVVISKEELTAYTPLQQNKGEVTTQYPMENLEEIGLLKMDFLGLRTLTVINNALDIIKRTQGLDLDLAEFPIDDIKAYELLQTGNTEGLFQIESNLFQRLIVDLQPTRFEDLIALLALGRPGPLGSGMVDDFVKRRHGEAEIEYPHPDLQPILEKTYGVILYQEQVMKIANEIAGYSLGEADILRRGMGKKKPELLRKHRQKFIDGAIENGYSEELANELFDLMEYFGGYGFNKSHSAAYALVSYQTAYLKNYYPVEFMAALLSSIMGNSDKIARYIEECKRIEIEVLPPDVNESDVRFTVVDGKIRFGLEAVKNVGEKAIEEIIKAREELGYFESIIDFYEKVSLGKVNQRVIESLVKAGAFDSFDAYRSQLLTVLDDLYEQFRRIQKEKDNGQQSFTDFLGEDEFIAKRFELPEKPEYSQDELLAMEKEYLGLYISGHPIDRYQGLLQKYEPLSTLDIKEVDDREEVIVAGTISDLNQIVTKNGNRMAFVELEDRLGQVEVVVFPKKYNQFQELLSLNEFLLVKGRLDKDEQSVKVIGEKLKGAIKERLYLEIVDINSEGLQKLAEVLQDFQGNIPVYMVLKVNQKRVLLSTAQKFSVRMDQRLEQKLDKISGVKNYVLS; from the coding sequence GTGGCTAATTTTGTCCATCTACATGTGCATACAGAATATAGTCTTTTAGATGGCGCAGCTAGAATTGAGGAATTAGTACAAAAGGCTGTTGATTATGGAATGCCAGCCTTAGCTATTACTGATCATGGATGTATGTATGGAGCAATAGAATTTTATAAGGCGGCAAAAGATGCTGGGATTAAACCTATTATAGGTTCAGAAGTCTATGTAGCTCCTAGAAGTAGATTTAATCGAGAACCGAAAAAGGATGATAATCCTTATCATCTTGTTTTACTAGCTAAAAATAATCAGGGATATAGAAATTTATTAAAGTTAACATCTTTAGGGTATTTAGAAGGTTTCTATTATAAACCTCGAGTTGATCAGGAATTATTACAAAAGTATAGTGATGGTTTAATCTGTTTAAGTGGTTGTTTAGCAGGAAAAGTAGCTAAAGGAGTATTAAATGAACAACAGGAACAGGTTAAAAATCATATAATTTCTTATCAAAAGATTTTTGGTAAGGATAATTTTTATTTAGAGATGCAGGATCAAGGGTTAAGAGAAGAAAAAATTTTAAATCATTCTTTAATTGAATTAAGTAAGCAATTAGAGGTACCGTTAATAGCTACTAATGATGTCCATTATCTTAATCAAGATGATGCTCAAGTACATGATGTGTTACTTTGCATTCAAACAGGGAAGAATTTAAATGATGAAGATAGAATGGAATTTCCTAATGACCAATTTTATTTAAAGAATAGTGAAGAGATGGCAGAAATCTTTTCAGAAATTCCTGAAGCTATTGAAAATACATTAGATATTGCTCAGCGGTGTAATGTGGAATTAGATTTTGATCAAATCTATTTACCTCATTATGGGGTGCCAGTTGAGGAAAGTATTACTTCGTATTTACGACAACTTTGTTTGGCTGGAGCTCGAGATCGATACGGAGAGTTAACTCAAGAAGTTAAAGAACGTCTAGATTATGAATTAAGTATTATTGAAGAAATGGGGTATCCAGCCTATTTCTTAATTGTATGGGATTTTGTTAAGTATGCTAAAGAAGAAGGCATCATGGTTGGACCCGGTCGAGGAAGTGCGGCTGGAAGTTTAGTTTCTTATTTATTAGGTATTACAGATTTAGATCCTTTAGAATATGGATTGATTTTTGAAAGGTTTCTTAATCCAGCTAGAGTTAGCATGCCAGATATAGATATTGATTTTTGTTATCAACGTCGAGATGAAGTGATTAATTATGTAACAAAAAAGTATGGTCAAGATAAAGTAGCTCAAATAATTACTTTTGGAACCATGGCAGCTAGGGCAGTAATTAGAGATGTAGGGAGAGTCTTAGATTTACCCTATGGAGAAGTTGATAGAATAGCTAAATTAATTCCTTTTGGATCTGACTTAGAAGGAGCATTGAACTCTTCGGATGAATTACAGGAATTATATCAGAGTAAGAATGAGATTAAACAATTAATAGATTACGCAAGAAGATTAGAAGGTCTCCCTCGGCATGCTTCTACCCATGCGGCGGGAGTAGTTATTTCTAAGGAAGAATTAACGGCTTATACACCTTTACAACAGAATAAAGGTGAGGTAACCACCCAATATCCAATGGAGAATTTAGAAGAGATTGGCTTGCTGAAGATGGACTTTTTAGGTTTAAGAACATTAACAGTAATAAATAATGCTTTAGATATTATTAAACGAACTCAAGGATTGGATTTAGATTTAGCAGAATTTCCTATAGATGATATTAAAGCTTATGAATTATTACAGACAGGGAATACCGAAGGACTATTTCAAATTGAATCTAATCTTTTTCAAAGATTGATTGTTGATTTGCAGCCAACTAGATTTGAAGATTTAATTGCATTATTGGCTTTAGGAAGACCGGGACCTTTAGGAAGTGGAATGGTAGATGATTTTGTTAAACGGCGACACGGGGAAGCAGAAATAGAATATCCACATCCAGATTTACAGCCTATTTTAGAAAAAACTTATGGAGTTATCTTATATCAGGAACAGGTTATGAAAATTGCTAATGAAATAGCTGGATATAGTCTTGGTGAAGCTGATATTTTGCGACGAGGTATGGGTAAAAAGAAGCCAGAATTATTAAGGAAACATAGACAGAAGTTTATTGATGGAGCTATTGAAAATGGTTATTCTGAAGAATTAGCCAATGAATTATTTGATTTAATGGAGTATTTTGGTGGTTATGGATTTAATAAATCCCATAGTGCTGCATATGCATTAGTTTCTTATCAGACAGCATATCTTAAAAATTATTATCCAGTAGAATTTATGGCAGCTTTATTAAGTAGCATAATGGGTAATAGTGATAAAATTGCTCGTTATATTGAAGAATGTAAGCGAATTGAGATTGAAGTTTTGCCTCCTGATGTAAATGAGAGTGATGTAAGGTTCACAGTAGTTGATGGAAAAATTAGATTTGGATTAGAAGCGGTTAAGAATGTGGGAGAGAAAGCAATTGAAGAGATAATTAAAGCTAGAGAAGAGTTAGGATATTTTGAGTCAATAATAGATTTTTATGAAAAGGTTTCCTTAGGTAAGGTGAATCAACGAGTAATTGAAAGCTTGGTTAAGGCTGGAGCTTTTGACTCTTTTGATGCTTATCGATCTCAATTATTAACAGTTTTAGATGATTTATATGAACAATTTCGGCGGATTCAAAAAGAAAAAGATAACGGGCAACAATCTTTTACAGACTTTTTAGGTGAGGATGAATTTATTGCTAAACGATTTGAATTACCTGAGAAGCCTGAGTATAGTCAAGATGAGTTATTAGCTATGGAGAAAGAGTATTTAGGATTATATATATCTGGTCATCCTATAGATAGATATCAGGGTTTATTACAAAAGTATGAACCTCTTTCTACTTTAGATATTAAAGAAGTCGATGATAGGGAAGAAGTTATTGTAGCTGGAACCATTAGTGATTTGAATCAGATTGTAACTAAGAATGGAAATAGAATGGCTTTTGTAGAGCTTGAGGATAGATTAGGTCAGGTAGAAGTAGTAGTCTTTCCTAAAAAATATAATCAATTTCAGGAGTTATTAAGTCTAAATGAATTTCTTTTAGTTAAAGGTAGGTTAGATAAGGATGAACAAAGTGTAAAAGTGATTGGTGAAAAGTTAAAAGGAGCTATAAAGGAGCGATTATATTTAGAAATAGTTGATATAAATTCAGAAGGATTACAAAAATTAGCAGAAGTATTACAAGATTTTCAAGGAAATATCCCTGTTTATATGGTGCTTAAGGTTAATCAAAAAAGAGTTCTTCTATCTACTGCTCAAAAATTTTCAGTCAGAATGGATCAAAGATTAGAACAAAAATTAGATAAAATTTCTGGAGTAAAGAATTACGTTTTATCATAG
- a CDS encoding phosphatidylglycerophosphatase A family protein: MKELVIDLLNERGVQIKDIAQIAYDLQSPYNPQLTLEECVISVEKVFEKREVQYTILTGVALDKLAEEGSLDEPLSNIITRDEPLYGIDESLAMTIANIYGTIGVTSFGFLDKQKTGIIEELDNSAENVNTFLDDIVAGIASAASARLAHRHKEKQQVDIS; this comes from the coding sequence ATGAAAGAGTTAGTAATTGATTTATTGAATGAAAGAGGTGTTCAAATAAAGGATATAGCACAAATTGCTTATGATTTACAGTCACCTTATAATCCACAATTAACTTTAGAAGAATGTGTAATTAGTGTGGAAAAGGTATTTGAAAAACGAGAGGTTCAATATACAATTCTAACCGGTGTAGCTTTAGATAAATTAGCAGAAGAAGGTAGCTTGGATGAACCATTGTCTAATATTATTACACGTGATGAACCTTTATATGGGATTGATGAAAGCTTAGCAATGACTATTGCTAATATTTATGGGACTATTGGTGTTACTAGTTTTGGTTTTTTAGATAAGCAGAAGACAGGAATTATTGAAGAATTAGATAATAGTGCGGAAAACGTTAATACCTTTTTAGATGATATTGTAGCTGGAATTGCATCAGCGGCCTCGGCTAGATTAGCTCATCGGCATAAAGAAAAACAGCAAGTAGATATTTCATAA